The Pantoea nemavictus genome includes a region encoding these proteins:
- a CDS encoding YqaE/Pmp3 family membrane protein, translating to MDFLRIVIAILVPPLGVFLQVGFGGAFWLNILLTLCGYIPGIVHAVWVIARR from the coding sequence ATGGACTTTTTACGTATTGTGATTGCGATTTTAGTGCCCCCGCTGGGTGTATTCCTGCAGGTCGGTTTTGGTGGTGCCTTCTGGCTTAATATCTTGCTAACGCTGTGCGGTTACATTCCAGGTATCGTGCATGCCGTGTGGGTTATCGCCCGACGCTGA
- the rcsA gene encoding transcriptional regulator RcsA, producing the protein MPTIIMDSCNYTRLGLSDYMAAKGVKKKNITPVSDIEQLQQRCEQIKPGVVFINEECFIHESDSSDRIRAIIMQHPDTLFFIFMAISNIHFEEYLYVRKNLIITSKSIKTSTLDSLLGTYLQKKLNASPRISAGLDVHPLTLSQTESNMLKMWMSGHDTIQISDQMQIKAKTVSSHKGNIKRKIKTHNKQVIYHVVRLTDNVTSGIYVNVR; encoded by the coding sequence ATGCCAACGATTATTATGGATTCATGTAATTACACACGCCTCGGATTGTCTGACTATATGGCAGCTAAAGGAGTTAAAAAGAAAAATATTACTCCTGTGTCTGACATTGAACAATTGCAACAAAGATGTGAGCAAATAAAGCCGGGTGTCGTGTTTATCAACGAAGAGTGCTTTATTCACGAATCTGATTCTAGCGATCGTATTCGTGCCATTATTATGCAGCATCCAGATACCTTATTCTTTATATTCATGGCGATCTCGAATATCCATTTTGAGGAATACCTCTACGTTCGTAAGAACCTGATTATTACATCAAAATCGATAAAAACTTCGACGTTGGATTCCTTATTAGGAACCTACTTGCAAAAGAAACTCAACGCTTCGCCGCGTATTTCTGCCGGGCTCGACGTGCATCCACTGACATTAAGTCAGACTGAATCGAATATGCTGAAAATGTGGATGTCAGGTCATGACACCATTCAAATTTCAGACCAGATGCAAATTAAAGCCAAAACGGTTTCGTCACACAAAGGTAATATTAAACGTAAAATTAAAACCCATAATAAGCAGGTAATTTATCATGTGGTACGTTTGACTGATAATGTCACCTCAGGGATTTATGTTAACGTGCGATAA
- the fliQ gene encoding flagellar biosynthesis protein FliQ: MTPESVMVMGQEAMRVALLMAAPMLLVALISGLIISVLQAATQINEQTLSFIPKILAVAATAVIAGPWMLNLMLDYMRTLFNNLPYIIG, encoded by the coding sequence ATGACACCTGAATCAGTGATGGTTATGGGCCAGGAAGCAATGCGTGTCGCCCTGTTGATGGCTGCACCGATGTTGCTGGTCGCGTTAATTAGCGGTTTGATCATTAGCGTGTTGCAAGCGGCAACCCAGATCAACGAACAAACGCTCTCCTTTATCCCGAAAATTCTGGCCGTTGCGGCCACCGCGGTGATCGCCGGTCCATGGATGCTGAATCTGATGCTGGACTATATGCGTACCCTGTTTAACAACCTGCCTTACATCATTGGCTGA
- the fliR gene encoding flagellar biosynthetic protein FliR, with protein MINLDSSQLIHWVAQFFWPMVRLLALFASAPVLSEKSIPKRVKIGLAVVTTWIIIPLLPPVEATLFTPAGFWLLLQQLLIGVSLGLTMQFAFAAVRMAGEVIGLQMGLSFATFFDPGSRLNMPVLARFLDMLAMLLFLTFNGHLWLISLLVDSFHTLPISDQPLNANAFMALVKAAGLIFLNGMMLALPLIVLLLTLNMALGLLNRVSPQLSIFAVGFPITLTVGILSVGLMMPLLAPFCEHLFSEVFDLLAQFMSELSRAG; from the coding sequence ATGATTAACCTCGATAGCAGCCAGCTGATTCATTGGGTCGCGCAATTTTTCTGGCCGATGGTGCGTTTGCTGGCGCTGTTTGCCAGCGCGCCGGTGCTGAGTGAAAAATCGATTCCCAAGCGCGTCAAAATTGGTCTGGCGGTAGTGACCACCTGGATCATCATTCCGCTATTGCCGCCGGTTGAAGCCACTCTATTTACCCCTGCAGGCTTTTGGTTACTGTTACAGCAGCTGCTGATTGGCGTAAGCCTGGGTCTAACGATGCAGTTCGCCTTTGCCGCGGTACGGATGGCGGGTGAAGTGATTGGTTTGCAGATGGGCTTGTCGTTCGCCACCTTCTTTGATCCCGGTAGCCGGTTAAACATGCCGGTGCTGGCGCGTTTTCTCGATATGCTGGCGATGCTGCTGTTCCTGACCTTCAATGGCCATCTTTGGCTGATCTCGTTGTTGGTGGACAGTTTTCATACTTTGCCGATCAGCGATCAGCCTCTCAACGCCAACGCCTTTATGGCGTTAGTCAAAGCCGCCGGATTAATTTTCCTTAATGGCATGATGTTAGCGCTGCCCTTAATAGTTCTGCTCCTCACGCTAAACATGGCACTAGGTTTGTTAAACCGTGTTTCACCACAGCTCTCCATTTTCGCGGTTGGCTTCCCGATTACCTTAACGGTGGGCATCCTGAGTGTAGGGTTGATGATGCCGCTGCTTGCTCCCTTCTGTGAACATCTGTTCAGCGAAGTCTTTGATTTACTCGCCCAGTTTATGTCAGAACTTTCCCGCGCTGGTTGA
- the dsrB gene encoding protein DsrB, producing MKVNDRVTVKTDGGPRRVGTVLAVEAFNEGTMYLVALDDYPLGIWFFNESDHAEGVFVEPYEGA from the coding sequence ATGAAGGTGAATGACCGCGTTACGGTAAAAACCGATGGCGGCCCGCGCCGTGTGGGTACGGTGCTGGCCGTGGAAGCATTTAATGAAGGCACCATGTATCTGGTGGCGTTGGATGATTACCCGCTGGGGATTTGGTTCTTCAATGAAAGCGACCATGCGGAAGGGGTTTTTGTCGAGCCGTATGAAGGGGCTTGA
- the fliP gene encoding flagellar type III secretion system pore protein FliP (The bacterial flagellar biogenesis protein FliP forms a type III secretion system (T3SS)-type pore required for flagellar assembly.), with translation MRRLLALLPLLLLAPVAHAQLPGLISQPLANGGQSWSLPVQTLVFITSLTFIPAVLLMMTSFTRIIIVFGLLRNALGTPSAPPNQVLLGLALFLTFFIMAPTFDKIYSDAYLPFSQDKISMADAIDKGAQPLREFMLRQTREADLALFARLANTAPIEGPEAVPMRILLPAYVTSELKTAFQIGFTVFIPFLIIDLVVASVLMALGMMMVPPATISLPFKLMLFVLVDGWQLLVGSLAQSFYS, from the coding sequence ATGCGTCGATTACTCGCTCTTCTGCCGCTTTTATTGCTGGCACCGGTTGCCCATGCGCAGCTGCCGGGCTTAATCAGCCAACCGCTGGCTAATGGCGGACAGAGCTGGTCGCTGCCGGTACAGACGCTGGTGTTCATCACTTCGCTGACCTTTATACCGGCGGTGTTGCTGATGATGACCAGCTTCACCCGCATCATTATTGTGTTTGGTCTGCTGCGTAACGCCCTCGGCACGCCTTCCGCGCCACCGAACCAGGTGCTACTAGGCCTGGCGCTGTTTCTGACCTTCTTTATCATGGCGCCGACCTTCGACAAGATCTATTCCGACGCCTATTTACCGTTCAGCCAGGACAAAATCAGCATGGCTGACGCCATCGATAAAGGCGCGCAGCCGCTGCGCGAATTTATGCTGCGTCAAACGCGTGAAGCCGACCTGGCGCTGTTTGCCCGTCTCGCCAATACCGCGCCAATTGAAGGCCCGGAAGCGGTGCCGATGCGCATTCTGCTGCCGGCTTATGTCACCAGTGAACTGAAAACCGCCTTCCAGATTGGTTTTACCGTGTTCATCCCTTTCCTGATCATCGATCTGGTGGTCGCCAGCGTGTTAATGGCGCTGGGGATGATGATGGTGCCGCCCGCGACCATCTCCCTGCCGTTCAAGCTGATGCTGTTTGTATTGGTGGATGGCTGGCAGCTGCTGGTGGGTTCGCTGGCGCAAAGCTTTTACTCTTGA
- a CDS encoding methyl-accepting chemotaxis protein, which translates to MKTASIDEQYKLSIWQNLRLMPLFSMIFGGILLLFALCIGLASYFLIQSNNSLNDATEEIQIRMGISNSSNHLRTARLNVLQSGAAARIGEMDGYRADLARTETRIKQAREGFKLYMDRKAKTPADIALDEPLTASFNAYIDKGLKPMIESAKQGSFEGIVAQETDVTRKLDDAYNAVLLKAIKIRTDRAETINAEAAHQSRVGFIAMAIAFAAALVLVLLTFVFLRRVVITPLRQSVDRIERIAQGDLTAPEQAYGRSEIGSLLHNLQLMQASLVRTVGTVREGAVAIYQGSSEISAGNTDLSSRTEEQASALEQTAASMEQLTATVKQNAENAHHASQLAVDASGKARSGGDLVSGVVQTMTNISGSSKKIAEITNVINSIAFQTNILALNAAVEAARAGEQGRGFAVVASEVRNLAQRSAQAAKEIETLIAESVGLITNGSRQVGEAGNTMSEIVEAVRRVTDIMAEIAAASDEQSRGIQQVSLAVTEMDNVTQQNASLVEEASSAAASLEDQAGRLTQAVAVFRLNDTPVAQVAKAAQSALRTPNLAPRPALATSGNDNWETF; encoded by the coding sequence ATGAAAACAGCATCGATTGATGAGCAATATAAGCTCAGCATCTGGCAGAACCTGCGCCTGATGCCTCTGTTCAGTATGATCTTTGGTGGCATTCTGCTGCTTTTTGCCCTGTGCATTGGACTCGCCAGCTACTTTTTGATTCAAAGTAATAATTCACTCAATGATGCCACCGAAGAAATTCAAATTCGTATGGGCATCTCTAACAGCTCAAACCATCTGCGCACCGCGCGTCTGAATGTGCTGCAATCTGGCGCCGCCGCGCGTATTGGCGAGATGGATGGCTATCGTGCCGATTTAGCGCGCACCGAAACACGTATTAAGCAGGCGCGTGAAGGCTTCAAGCTGTATATGGATCGTAAGGCGAAAACCCCGGCCGACATTGCGCTCGATGAGCCGCTGACGGCCAGCTTTAATGCTTACATCGATAAAGGCTTGAAGCCGATGATTGAATCGGCCAAACAAGGCAGCTTCGAGGGCATCGTGGCGCAGGAAACGGATGTGACGCGCAAGCTGGATGATGCTTACAACGCGGTGTTGCTGAAAGCGATTAAGATCCGCACCGACCGCGCAGAAACGATTAACGCCGAAGCCGCCCATCAATCGCGCGTCGGCTTTATTGCCATGGCGATTGCCTTTGCTGCGGCGCTGGTGCTGGTACTGCTCACCTTTGTATTCCTGCGTCGCGTGGTGATTACACCGCTGCGCCAATCGGTTGATCGTATTGAGCGCATCGCGCAAGGCGACTTAACGGCACCGGAGCAGGCCTACGGTCGCAGCGAGATCGGCAGCTTACTGCATAACCTGCAGCTGATGCAGGCGTCGCTGGTGCGCACCGTGGGAACGGTGCGTGAAGGTGCGGTGGCGATTTACCAGGGTTCTAGCGAGATCTCGGCCGGCAACACCGATCTCTCCTCGCGCACTGAGGAACAAGCCTCCGCACTGGAGCAAACTGCCGCCAGCATGGAGCAGTTAACCGCGACGGTGAAGCAGAATGCCGAGAACGCCCATCATGCCAGCCAGCTGGCCGTAGATGCCTCAGGTAAAGCACGCAGCGGCGGCGACCTGGTGAGCGGCGTGGTACAGACCATGACCAATATCTCTGGCAGTTCGAAGAAGATTGCGGAGATCACCAACGTCATCAACAGCATCGCGTTTCAGACCAACATTCTGGCGCTCAACGCCGCCGTAGAAGCGGCGCGTGCGGGTGAACAGGGTCGCGGTTTTGCGGTGGTTGCCAGCGAAGTACGTAACCTCGCCCAGCGCAGTGCGCAGGCCGCCAAAGAGATTGAAACGCTGATTGCGGAATCGGTGGGATTAATTACCAACGGTTCGCGCCAGGTCGGTGAAGCCGGTAACACCATGAGTGAAATTGTTGAAGCGGTGCGTCGCGTTACCGACATCATGGCGGAAATTGCTGCCGCCTCAGATGAGCAGAGCCGTGGCATTCAGCAGGTTAGTCTGGCGGTGACCGAAATGGATAACGTGACGCAGCAGAACGCCTCGCTGGTTGAAGAAGCCTCTTCGGCTGCGGCCTCGCTGGAAGATCAGGCCGGTAGATTGACGCAGGCGGTGGCGGTGTTCCGCTTGAATGACACGCCGGTGGCGCAGGTTGCTAAAGCCGCCCAGTCCGCCTTACGCACGCCGAATCTGGCGCCACGTCCGGCGTTGGCGACGTCGGGGAATGATAATTGGGAAACGTTTTAA
- the fliO gene encoding flagellar biosynthetic protein FliO, whose product MLKNTQSEQPVHSQPVVSTGSVIGQVSSVLAVIVLLILACGWLAKRLGFAPKTVTGQALKVSATVQVGQRERVVIVDTADARLVLGVTAQQITHLHSLPPLPPEEQTGNSVAPQDFRQLFQNLVKRPGKP is encoded by the coding sequence ATGTTGAAGAACACGCAAAGCGAACAGCCGGTTCACAGCCAGCCGGTGGTCTCCACCGGTTCGGTGATTGGACAAGTCAGCAGCGTGCTGGCGGTGATTGTTCTGCTGATTCTGGCCTGCGGCTGGCTGGCTAAACGCCTGGGTTTTGCGCCGAAAACGGTGACTGGCCAGGCGTTAAAAGTCAGCGCCACCGTGCAGGTCGGCCAGCGTGAGCGCGTGGTGATTGTGGATACCGCCGATGCACGCCTGGTGTTGGGCGTCACCGCGCAGCAAATCACCCATCTGCACTCTTTGCCACCGCTGCCGCCGGAAGAACAAACCGGTAACAGCGTAGCACCACAAGATTTTCGTCAGCTGTTCCAGAACCTGGTTAAACGTCCCGGAAAACCCTAA